One stretch of Halichoerus grypus chromosome 10, mHalGry1.hap1.1, whole genome shotgun sequence DNA includes these proteins:
- the ARID5A gene encoding AT-rich interactive domain-containing protein 5A isoform X2 yields MVTGRRLWKNVYDELGGSPGSTSAATCTRRHYERLVLPYVRHLKGEDDKPLPPSKPRKQYKMAKEPRGDDGAPEKPKKAKEEKWLDQMVPGKTKTDAAPDLVRLPSQEPPREGPEQPGPALGPSLPFVGAGGCPEAYKRLLATFYCKGAHGIMSPLAKKKLLAQVSKAEALQCQEEGCRHGAGSPHGDPQASPAVLVPGSPQSPGRPAENSRHRLTPQEGLQAPGGSLREEAQAGPRLPTPIFTGCFHAYPTEVVKPVSQHPRDFLPSFKDGVLLGPPGKEEGLAVKEPQLVWGGDANRPSAFHKGSSRRGSPYPKPKACWVSPMAKVPAESPAPLTTFPSSPGLSKKRSLEEEGLAHGGKKLRAVSPFLKEVDAKECGAKSMGSGLAVSCLLGPALGPALPEAYRGTMLRCPLNFAGTPDHLKGQATLPFSPLVIPALPAHFLATTAPSPMATGLMHFPPASFDSTLRHRLCPASSAWHVPPATTYAAPHFFHLNTKL; encoded by the exons ATG GTGACGGGCCGCCGCCTCTGGAAGAACGTGTACGACGAGCTGGGGGGCAGCCCGGGCAGCACGAGTGCGGCCACGTGCACACGCCGCCACTACGAGAG GCTGGTGCTCCCATACGTGCGGCATCTGAAGGGGGAGGACGACAAGCCGCTGCCCCCGTCCAAGCCCAGGAAGCAGTACAAGATGGCCAAGGAGCCCCGGGGGGATGACGGGGCCCCTGAGAAGCCGAAGAAGGCCAAGGAGGAGAAGTGGTTGGACCAG ATGGTGCCTGGAAAGACGAAAACCGACGCCGCCCCTGACCTGGTGCGGCttcccagccaggagcccccccgGGAGGGCCCGGAACAGCCAGGCCCGGCCCTGGGGCCCTCTCTGCCCTTCGTGGGTGCCGGAGGCTGTCCTGAGGCCTACAAGCGGCTCCTGGCCACCTTCTACTGCAAAGGAGCCCACGGCATCATGTCTCCACTGGCCAAAAAGAAGCTCCTGGCCCAGGTGAGCAAGGCAGAGGCCTTGCAGTGCCAGGAGGAGGGCTGTCGCCACGGGGCAGGCAGTCCCCATGGGGACCCCCAGGCATCCCCAGCTGTTCTCGTGCCGGGAAGTCCGCAGAGCCCGGGAAGGCCAGCTGAGAACTCCAGGCACCGGCTGACCCCTCAGGAGGGATTACAGGCCCCTGGTGGCAGCCTCAGGGAGGAGGCTCAAGCGGGTCCCCGCCTGCCAACCCCCATCTTCACTGGCTGTTTCCATGCGTACCCCACTGAGGTGGTGAAGCCTGTCAGCCAGCACCCCCGGGACTTCTTGCCCAGTTTTAAAGATGGGGTGCTCTTGGGGCCTCCTGGCAAAGAGGAGGGCCTGGCGGTGAAGGAGCCCCAGCTGGTGTGGGGCGGGGACGCCAACCGCCCGTCTGCATTCCATAAAGGCAGCTCTAGAAGGGGCAGCCCCTACCCCAAGCCCAAAGCCTGCTGGGTGTCCCCCATGGCCAAGGTCCCTGCCGAGAGCCCTGCTCCCCTCACTACCTTCCCTAGCAGCCCAGGCCTGAGCAAGAAGCGCAGCCTGGAAGAAGAGGGCTTGGCCCATGGCGGCAAAAAACTGCGGGCCGTGTCTCCCTTTCTTAAGGAGGTGGATGCCAAGGAGTGTGGGGCCAAATCCATGGGGTCTGGCTTGGCCGTGTCCTGCCTGCTGGGCCCAGCGCTGGGGCCTGCCCTCCCCGAGGCCTATAGGGGCACCATGCTGCGTTGCCCGCTGAACTTTGCCGGCACCCCGGACCACTTAAAGGGCCAGGCCACGCTCCCCTTCAGCCCCCTGGTCATCCCTGCCTTGCCGGCCCACTTCCTGGCCACGACAGCGCCCTCCCCCATGGCCACGGGTCTGATGCACTTCCCCCCGGCGTCCTTCGACAGCACCCTTCGCCACAGACTTTGCCCAGCCTCATCTGCATGGCACGTGCCACCTGCCACCACCTACGCAGCACCCCACTTCTTCCACCTCAACACCAAGCTTTAG
- the ARID5A gene encoding AT-rich interactive domain-containing protein 5A isoform X1, translated as MAPPVKAKRKQSEEGDPLDPSVSPQPDAEQSRSQSPVHLEDSPEAGGEREEEQAFLVSLYKFMKERHTPIERVPHLGFKQINLWKIYKAVEKLGAYEMVTGRRLWKNVYDELGGSPGSTSAATCTRRHYERLVLPYVRHLKGEDDKPLPPSKPRKQYKMAKEPRGDDGAPEKPKKAKEEKWLDQMVPGKTKTDAAPDLVRLPSQEPPREGPEQPGPALGPSLPFVGAGGCPEAYKRLLATFYCKGAHGIMSPLAKKKLLAQVSKAEALQCQEEGCRHGAGSPHGDPQASPAVLVPGSPQSPGRPAENSRHRLTPQEGLQAPGGSLREEAQAGPRLPTPIFTGCFHAYPTEVVKPVSQHPRDFLPSFKDGVLLGPPGKEEGLAVKEPQLVWGGDANRPSAFHKGSSRRGSPYPKPKACWVSPMAKVPAESPAPLTTFPSSPGLSKKRSLEEEGLAHGGKKLRAVSPFLKEVDAKECGAKSMGSGLAVSCLLGPALGPALPEAYRGTMLRCPLNFAGTPDHLKGQATLPFSPLVIPALPAHFLATTAPSPMATGLMHFPPASFDSTLRHRLCPASSAWHVPPATTYAAPHFFHLNTKL; from the exons GTCAAAGCGAAAAGGAAACAGTCAGAGGAGGGTGATCCCCTAGACCCATCTGTGTCCCCCCAACCCGATGCTGAGCAGAGCAGAAGCCAGAGCCCCGTCCATCTGGAG GACTCCCCCGAGGCAGGCGGGgagcgggaggaggagcaggccTTCCTGGTCAGCCTCTACAAGTTCATGAAGGAGCGACACACGCCCATCGAGAGGGTGCCCCATCTCGGCTTCAAGCAGA ttAACCTGTGGAAAATCTACAAAGCAGTGGAGAAGCTGGGGGCCTATGAGATG GTGACGGGCCGCCGCCTCTGGAAGAACGTGTACGACGAGCTGGGGGGCAGCCCGGGCAGCACGAGTGCGGCCACGTGCACACGCCGCCACTACGAGAG GCTGGTGCTCCCATACGTGCGGCATCTGAAGGGGGAGGACGACAAGCCGCTGCCCCCGTCCAAGCCCAGGAAGCAGTACAAGATGGCCAAGGAGCCCCGGGGGGATGACGGGGCCCCTGAGAAGCCGAAGAAGGCCAAGGAGGAGAAGTGGTTGGACCAG ATGGTGCCTGGAAAGACGAAAACCGACGCCGCCCCTGACCTGGTGCGGCttcccagccaggagcccccccgGGAGGGCCCGGAACAGCCAGGCCCGGCCCTGGGGCCCTCTCTGCCCTTCGTGGGTGCCGGAGGCTGTCCTGAGGCCTACAAGCGGCTCCTGGCCACCTTCTACTGCAAAGGAGCCCACGGCATCATGTCTCCACTGGCCAAAAAGAAGCTCCTGGCCCAGGTGAGCAAGGCAGAGGCCTTGCAGTGCCAGGAGGAGGGCTGTCGCCACGGGGCAGGCAGTCCCCATGGGGACCCCCAGGCATCCCCAGCTGTTCTCGTGCCGGGAAGTCCGCAGAGCCCGGGAAGGCCAGCTGAGAACTCCAGGCACCGGCTGACCCCTCAGGAGGGATTACAGGCCCCTGGTGGCAGCCTCAGGGAGGAGGCTCAAGCGGGTCCCCGCCTGCCAACCCCCATCTTCACTGGCTGTTTCCATGCGTACCCCACTGAGGTGGTGAAGCCTGTCAGCCAGCACCCCCGGGACTTCTTGCCCAGTTTTAAAGATGGGGTGCTCTTGGGGCCTCCTGGCAAAGAGGAGGGCCTGGCGGTGAAGGAGCCCCAGCTGGTGTGGGGCGGGGACGCCAACCGCCCGTCTGCATTCCATAAAGGCAGCTCTAGAAGGGGCAGCCCCTACCCCAAGCCCAAAGCCTGCTGGGTGTCCCCCATGGCCAAGGTCCCTGCCGAGAGCCCTGCTCCCCTCACTACCTTCCCTAGCAGCCCAGGCCTGAGCAAGAAGCGCAGCCTGGAAGAAGAGGGCTTGGCCCATGGCGGCAAAAAACTGCGGGCCGTGTCTCCCTTTCTTAAGGAGGTGGATGCCAAGGAGTGTGGGGCCAAATCCATGGGGTCTGGCTTGGCCGTGTCCTGCCTGCTGGGCCCAGCGCTGGGGCCTGCCCTCCCCGAGGCCTATAGGGGCACCATGCTGCGTTGCCCGCTGAACTTTGCCGGCACCCCGGACCACTTAAAGGGCCAGGCCACGCTCCCCTTCAGCCCCCTGGTCATCCCTGCCTTGCCGGCCCACTTCCTGGCCACGACAGCGCCCTCCCCCATGGCCACGGGTCTGATGCACTTCCCCCCGGCGTCCTTCGACAGCACCCTTCGCCACAGACTTTGCCCAGCCTCATCTGCATGGCACGTGCCACCTGCCACCACCTACGCAGCACCCCACTTCTTCCACCTCAACACCAAGCTTTAG